TTGAAGAGAAGTTCCTGCTATGGCATTTATAAGTGTAGATTTTCCAGAATTTGGATTTCCAGCCACTGCTACCTTTATTGTTTTCATCCTATTACCTCCACCTCTATCTCCTCTGCCTCAGATTTTCTTAATGAGAGATGATAGTTTTTCACAATAATGTCAATTGGATCTCCTAAAGGTGCAACTTTTTCCACTTTTATAGTCTCTCCTGCAATAACTCCCATATCCATAAGTCTTCTTTTTATCATTCCCTTTGAGTTTATTGATATAATCTTTGCCTTCTGTCCTATCTTGAGTTCACTCAGTTTCACTCTATCCTCCTTACCATTATTTTCATTGCCATGCCTCTACCTATGGCAACTTTTGAATCATTTACTTTTAGAAGTATCGGACCATTACCCCTATTGCTAACTACTTCAACAACCCTCCCAGTAAAAAGTCCCATATCTCTTAGATGACAAAGAAGTGACTTTCCTTTTTTAATAAAATCAATAATTTCTGCTTTATCACCATCACATAACAAGGCCAGTGGTATCATTTCCCCCTCCCGTTTTATATAAAAATTGATAGATAATGTCTGTAACATCCATTGTAGCCTCTATTAAAGCAGGATCAAATTGTATTGTTGCATTATTCT
This DNA window, taken from Thermodesulfovibrionales bacterium, encodes the following:
- a CDS encoding ferrous iron transport protein A; this encodes MIPLALLCDGDKAEIIDFIKKGKSLLCHLRDMGLFTGRVVEVVSNRGNGPILLKVNDSKVAIGRGMAMKIMVRRIE
- a CDS encoding ferrous iron transport protein A — its product is MKLSELKIGQKAKIISINSKGMIKRRLMDMGVIAGETIKVEKVAPLGDPIDIIVKNYHLSLRKSEAEEIEVEVIG